A single Rattus norvegicus strain BN/NHsdMcwi chromosome 5, GRCr8, whole genome shotgun sequence DNA region contains:
- the Mup4l4 gene encoding major urinary protein 4 like 4 precursor encodes MKLLLLLLCLGLTLVCGHAEEASSTTGNRDVDKLNGDWFSIVVASDKREKIEENGSMRVFVQHIRVLENSLAFKFRIKENGVCTEFSLVAYKTPKDGEYFVEYDGGNTFTILKTDYDRYVMFHLVNFKNGETFQLMELYGRTKDLSSDIKEKFAKLCVAHGITRDNIIDLTKTDRCLQARG; translated from the exons AtgaagctgttgctgctgctgctgtgtctggGCCTGACCCTGGTCTGTGGCCATGCAGAAGAAGCTAGTTCCACAACAGGGAACCGTGATGTGGACAAG CTCAATGGGGATTGGTTTTCTATTGTCGTGGCCTCggacaaaagagaaaagatagaagagaatgGCAGCATGAGAGTTTTTGTGCAGCACATCCGTGTCTTGGAAAATTCCTTAGCCTTCAAGTTCCGTATTAA GGAAAATGGAGTGTGCACAGAATTTTCTTTGGTTGCCTACAAAACACCAAAGGATGGCGAATATTTTGTTGAGT ATGACGGAGGGAATACATTTACTATACTTAAGACAGACTATGACAGATATGTCATGTTTCATCTCGTTAATTTCAAGAACGGGGAAACATTCCAGCTGATGGAGCTCTACG GCAGAacaaaggatctgagttcagacatCAAGGAAAAGTTTGCAAAACTATGTGTGGCGCATGGAATCACTAGGGACAATATCATTGACCTAACCAAGACTG ATCGTTGTCTCCAGGCCCGAGGTTGA